One segment of Macaca fascicularis isolate 582-1 chromosome 2, T2T-MFA8v1.1 DNA contains the following:
- the ZDHHC3 gene encoding palmitoyltransferase ZDHHC3 isoform X14: protein MDHHCPWVNNCVGENNQKYFVLFTMYIALISLHALIMVGFHFLHCFEEDWTKCSSFSPPTTVILLILLCFEGLLFLIFTSVMFGTQVHSICTDETGIEQLKKEERRWAKKTKWMNMKAVFGHPFSLGWASPFATPDQGKADPYQYVV, encoded by the exons ATGGATCACCACTGTCCGTGGGTCAACAACTGTGTCGGCGAGAACAACCAGAAGTACTTCGTCCTGTTTACA ATGTACATAGCTCTCATTTCCTTGCACGCCCTCATCATGGTGGGATTCCACTTCCTGCATTGCTTTGAAGAAGATTGGACAA AGTGCAGCTCCTTCTCTCCACCCACCACGGTGATTCTCCTCATCCTGCTGTGCTTTGAGGGCCTACTCTTCCTCATTTTCACATCAGTGATGTTTGGGACCCAGGTGCACTCCATCTGCACAGATGAGACG GGAATAGAACAattgaaaaaggaagagagaagatgggctaaaaaaacaaaatggatgaACATGAAAGCCGTTTTTGGCCACCCCTTCTCTCTAGGCTGGGCCAGCCCTTTTGCCACGCCAGACCAAGGGAAGGCAGACCCGTACCAGTATGTGGTCTGA